The following proteins are encoded in a genomic region of Emys orbicularis isolate rEmyOrb1 chromosome 19, rEmyOrb1.hap1, whole genome shotgun sequence:
- the LOC135891615 gene encoding low affinity immunoglobulin epsilon Fc receptor-like produces METDSSYHKWDSSEQVELTMQGASSVPGRGGKALCLSNSTQGKAIAILYLLLAICIAVATALIVMNRGKLSQGLAEAQLDRDTIRRDSKRNLSDHQDYLELEMSKEFSAFTKQLLKVSEGLAEVQLDRDTARRDSKRNLSALQDYLELKMSKEFNVFNSRLLNVSKEMAGVRLGIEEIQADHVKDPSHLQDAIEIRNLTHSMSKELAEVRRDHDRLQEVLSRVQDELQNFKEFTCMKCPPGWQRFEKSCYFFSTSTKSWQDAKQFCTDQGSGLVIVNTEEEQTFLSNHITEPHVYWLGLSDSAKEGEWRWLDGSPLSLRFWGPGEPNDVGQHGEDCGSLRFDGKWNDATCSFTENWICEQQC; encoded by the exons ATGGAGACGGACAGCTCCTACCACAAATGGGACAGCTCAGAGCAGGTGGAACTGACAATGCAGGGAGCGAGCAGCGTACCTGGGAGAGGCGGTAAAG CTCTTTGCCTCTCCAACTCCACCCAAGGGAAGGCCATTGCCATCCTGTATCTCCTGCTGGCGATTTGCATTGCAGTGGCCACAGCTCTCATTGTGATGAACCGTGGGAAAT TGTCCCAGGGTCTTGCCGAAGCCCAGCTGGATCGAGATACGATTAGAAGAGATTCCAAGAGAAATCTATCAGATCACCAGGATTATCTAG AGTTGGAGATGTCAAAAGAATTCAGTGCATTTACCAAACAACTGCTTAAAG TGTCCGAGGGTCTTGCTGAAGTCCAGCTGGATCGAGATACGGCCAGAAGAGATTCCAAGAGAAATCTGTCAGCTCTCCAGGACTATCTGG AGTTGAAGATGTCCAAAGAATTCAACGTGTTTAACAGTCGACTTCTTAATG TGTCCAAGGAGATGGCTGGGGTTAGGCTGGGGATCGAGGAGATCCAAGCTGATCACGTGAAAGACCCATCACATCTCCAGGACGCCATAG AGATAAGGAACCTAACGCACAGTATGTCGAAGGAGCTGGCTGAGGTGAGAAGGGACCATGACAGACTCCAGGAGGTCTTGAGCAGGGTGCAGGACGAGTTACAGAACTTCAAAG AATTCACCTGCATGAAATGTCCACCTGGTTGGCAGCGTTTTGAGAAAAGTTGCTACTTCTTTTCAACATCAACTAAATCCTGGCAGGACGCTAAGCAGTTCTGTACTGATCAAGGGTCTGGCCTGGTTATTGTTAACACCGAAGAGGAACAG ACGTTTTTGTCAAACCACATCACTGAGCCCCACGTGTACTGGCTCGGCCTCAGCGACTCAGCGAAGGAAGGAGAGTGGCGCTGGCTGGACGGCAGCCCCCTGTCTCTTAG GTTCTGGGGGCCCGGAGAACCCAACGATGTTGGGCAGCATGGGGAGGACTGTGGCAGCCTCCGCTTTGACGGGAAGTGGAACGATGCCACCTGCTCCTTCACTGAGAACTGGATCTGTGAACAGCAGTGCTAG